From the genome of Nicotiana sylvestris chromosome 2, ASM39365v2, whole genome shotgun sequence, one region includes:
- the LOC138885690 gene encoding uncharacterized protein has translation MDIIPDRLSLTNVEKKPSESFKEYGFRWREQAARVNPPMEEDEMVKYFLQALEPTYYGHLISSIGKSFNDVVKMGEMVEEGLKSSKIMSYSAIKATTQAIQNGTGSLLGKKKKDDVATVVFGPWHGQRGHDIEKCWHLKRAIQELINTNQIVFQSLNTPNINQNPLPTHVETHMIEIVHKDWEPKKSSKSVMMIRASESNLVKTPNSTKAKPLTVEGATEKSSSLNLKPPVLVVKGPSKDIGASPERSEVLPVVDAKAILWNNKQVIVSYKGKEIEEEVNATGGLTRSGRCFTPEELRKAKPFKDRQMPIKKSVTEKEAEEFLKKMKVQDYSILEQVLMKILNEAHVPDNITVNHLENIASKIFEVKRITFSDDKLPMEVEDDKGPWVYQTFETVSVEKIPEGKCILGPKLSSASVMGIVHPVRPNGNPGTFGLGFMPTEKDVKRVKNLKQKVWSHPKPVLHISKSFVKPGAEKPPTSSIPKPMVDVDEELIKRFQSLFDEVSMVEVGEGSSKAGFSFYVGYNDMTCMKNFQPSLKSQSNSEIIIQEVDYDDEIEYDEESTFEEIGKELKQFVEKRKPNMSETKTINLGDQDNVRETNISVHLEPQVKEKIIKTLFEYKDVFAWSYDDMPGLSTDLVVHRLPTDPEFPLVKQKLQKFKTDMSVKIKE, from the exons ATGGACATtattccagaccgactatctcTGACTAACGTGGAAAAGAAACCTAGTGAAAGCTTTAAAGAATAtgggttccgatggagggagcaagctgcacgagtcaatcctccgatggaagaagacgagatggttaaatactttcttcaagccctGGAGCCCACATACTATGGCCACTTGATCTCATCCattggtaagtctttcaatgatgtggtgaagatgggagaaatggtggaagaggggctcaagtcgagtaagatcatgagttattctgctataaaagcaaccacccaggcaatCCAGAATGGTACTGGAAGTTTGCtaggcaagaagaagaaggacgaTGTCGCTACGGTTGTATTTGGACCATGGCATGGCCAGAGGG ggcatgacatagagaagtgctggcatttgaaaagggCCATCCAGGAGCTCATTAATACAAACCAAATTGTATTCCAAAGCCTAAACACaccaaacatcaaccaaaaccctttgcCAACCCATGTAGAGAcacatatgattgaaatagttcacAAGGATTGGGAGCCCAAGAAGTCTTCTaagtccgtcatgatgattcgggccagtGAAAGTAATTTGGTTAAAACTCCAAACTCTACCAAAGCAAAGCCCTTGACAGTTGAAGGGGCGACAGAAAAGTCGAGCTCGCTCAATTTGAAGCCACCGGTGTTGGTTGTGAAAGGGCCTTCGAAAGATATTGGGGCAAGTCCAGAAAGATCAGAAGTG CTGCCAGTGGTTGATGCCAAAGCTATTCTATGGAATAACAAACAAGTGATAGTGtcatacaaaggaaaagaaatagaggaAGAAGTTAATGCAACTGGAGGATTGACTCGTTCTGGGAGATGTTTCACCCCAGAAGAATTAAGGAAAGCCAAGCCATTCAAAGATAGACAAATGCCAATAAAGAAATCGGTCACTGAaaaagaggctgaggagttcctaaaaaagatgaaagtgcaagattattccattttggagca ggtcttgatgaagattttgaatgaggcacatgttccTGATAATATCAcagtgaatcacttggaaaataTAGCTAGCAAGATCTTCGAAGTAAAGAGGATCACTTTCTCAGATGATAAACTTCctatggagg ttgaagatgataagggaccttggGTCTATCAAACTTTCGAAACAGTGTCTGTTGAGAAGAttcctgaaggaaaatgcattcTGGGTCCTAAGCTATCCTCTGCGTCTGTCATG GGTATTGTGCATCCAGTGCGCCCCAATGGGAATCCgggtacatttggtctgggattcatgCCCACAGAGAAGGACGTGAAAAGAGTTAAAAATCTAAAACAGAAGGTATGGTCACACCCCAAGCCTGTCCTGCACATctctaagtcttttgtcaagccagggGCCGAAAAACCTCCAACCTCCTCCATCCCAAAACCTATGGTCGATGTTGATGAAGAGTTGATCAAGAGGTTCCAAAGTCTATTTGATGAGGTCAGtatggtagaagttggtgaaGGCTCTAGTAAAGCAG ggtt ttctttttatgttggttacaatgacatgacatgcatgaagaaTTTTCAGccgagtcttaaaagccaatctaattctgaaataataatccaagaagtagactatgatgatgaaatagaatatgatgaagaatcAACATTTGAGGAAATTGGTAAAGAGCTAAAACAATTTGTAGAAAAACGAAAGCCTAATATGAGTGAAACTAAAAcgatcaatttaggggaccaggaTAATGTTAGGGAAACCAATATAAGTGTGCATTTAGAGCCGCAAGTTAAGGAGAAAATAATCAAgacattgtttgagtacaaagatgtctttgcctggtcatatgacgatatgccgggcctgagcactgatctgGTAGTTCATAGATTGCCAACTGATCCAGAATTCCCTCTTGTTAAGCAAAAGTTGcaaaagttcaagactgatatgagtgtgaagatcaaagaataa